One part of the Mya arenaria isolate MELC-2E11 chromosome 3, ASM2691426v1 genome encodes these proteins:
- the LOC128226209 gene encoding mesocentin-like, whose product MEATGNVTTVATGNVTKEATGNVTTEATGDVITEATGNVTTEATWDVITEATGNVTMEATGNVITMDIGNVTTEATGNVITEATGNVTTEATGNVITEATGNVTTVATGNVITVDTGNVTTEATGNVTTEAIGNVTTEATGNVTTEATGNVITVDTGNATGNVTTVATWNVITVAIENVTTETTGNVATVVTGNVITVAIENLTTETTGNVITEGTGNVITAAIENVTTETTGNVTTVATGNVITEATGNVITVATGNVTTVATGNVNTVATENVTTEATGNVTTEATGNVATEATGNVTTEATGNVITVDTGNVTTVATGNVITEANGNVTTVATGNVITVAIENVTTETTGNVATVATGNVITVAIENSTTETTGNVITEATGNVITVAIENVTTEATGNVTTVATGNEITEATGNVITEATGNVITVAIENVTTETTGNVTTVATGNLITEGTGNVTTKGTGNVITEATWNVTTVATGNVITVATGNVTTESSGNVTKEATGNVITDTTEIVSTEASGSMTTKGTGNVTTKGTGNVTTVASGNVTTVATWNVTTVANGNVTTVATGNVTTVATGDVTTEATGNVTTESYSECDNGVYSECDKYIYLYDIRKNSESCQLD is encoded by the exons ATGGAGGCTACTGGAAATGTGACCACGGTAGCTACTGGGAATGTGACCAAGGAGGCTACTGGGAATGTGACCACGGAGGCTACAGGGGATGTTATCACGGAGGCTACTGGGAATGTGACCACGGAGGCTACATGGGATGTGATCACGGAGGCAACTGGGAATGTGACCATGGAGGCTACAGGGAATGTGATCACGATGGATATTGGGAATGTGACCACGGAGGCTACAGGGAATGTAATCACGGAGGCTACTGGGAATGTGACCACGGAGGCTACAGGGAATGTGATCACGGAGGCTACAGGGAATGTGACAACGGTGGCTACAGGGAATGTGATCACGGTGGATACTGGGAATGTGACCACGGAGGCTACAGGGAATGTGACCACGGAGGCTATAGGGAATGTGACCACGGAGGCTACTGGGAATGTGACCACGGAGGCTACAGGGAATGTGATCACGGTGGATACTGGGAAT GCTACTGGGAATGTGACCACGGTTGCTACATGGAATGTGATCACGGTGGCTATTGAGAATGTGACCACGGAGACTACTGGGAATGTGGCAACGGTGGTTACAGGGAATGTGATCACGGTGGCTATTGAGAATTTGACCACGGAGACTACTGGGAATGTGATCACGGAGGGTACAGGGAATGTGATCACGGCGGCTATTGAGAATGTGACCACGGAGACTACTGGGAATGTGACAACGGTGGCTACAGGGAATGTGATCACGGAGGCTACAGGGAATGTGATCACGGTGGCTACTGGAAATGTGACAACGGTGGCTACAGGGAATGTGAACACGGTGGCTACTGAGAATGTGACCACGGAGGCTACAGGGAATGTGACCACGGAGGCTACAGGGAATGTGGCCACGGAGGCTACTGGGAATGTGACCACGGAGGCTACAGGGAATGTGATCACGGTGGATACTGGGAATGTGACCACGGTGGCTACAGGAAATGTTATCACGGAGGCTAATGGGAATGTGACAACGGTGGCTACAGGGAATGTGATCACGGTGGCTATTGAGAATGTGACCACGGAGACTACTGGGAATGTGGCAACGGTGGCTACAGGGAATGTGATCACGGTGGCTATTGAGAATTCGACCACGGAGACTACTGGGAATGTGATCACGGAGGCTACAGGGAATGTGATCACGGTGGCTATTGAGAATGTGACCACGGAGGCTACTGGGAATGTGACAACGGTGGCTACAGGGAATGAAATCACGGAGGCTACAGGGAATGTGATCACGGAGGCTACAGGGAATGTGATCACGGTGGCTATTGAGAATGTGACCACGGAGACTACTGGGAATGTGACAACGGTGGCTACAGGGAATTTGATCACGGAGGGTACTGGGAATGTGACCACGAAGGGTACTGGGAATGTGATCACGGAGGCTACTTGGAATGTGACAACGGTGGCTACAGGGAATGTGATCACGGTGGCTACTGGAAATGTGACCACGGAGTCTTCTGGGAATGTGACCAAGGAGGCTACAGGGAATGTGATCACGGATACTACTGAAATTGTGTCCACGGAGGCTTCTGGGAGTATGACCACGAAGGGTACTGGGAATGTGACCACGAAGGGTACTGGGAATGTGACCACGGTGGCTTCAGGGAATGTGACAACGGTGGCTACTTGGAATGTGACCACGGTGGCTAATGGGAATGTGACCACGGTGGCTACTGGGAATGTGACCACGGTGGCTACCGGGGATGTGACAACGGAAGCTACTGGGAATGTGACCACGGAGAGCTACTCGGAATGTGACAACGGAGTCTATTCGGAATGTGATAAGTACATATACTTGTATGACATACGAAAGAATAGCGAAAGTTGTCAACTTGACTAG